One Gloeobacter morelensis MG652769 DNA window includes the following coding sequences:
- the topA gene encoding type I DNA topoisomerase encodes MSKSLVIVESPAKAKTISKILGKNFVVKASAGHIRDLPQKEMGVNVKNDFEPKYVIIPKKEEVVEELKGAARNADRVYLAPDPDREGEAIAWHLAQILDIPGERLQRIEFHEITKQAIQNAVAHPRDIDINRVDAQQARRILDRLVGYKLSPLLWKKVQRGLSAGRVQSVAVRLLCDREKEIQAFVSEEYWTVHGRFRQSAQAEAIPFSADLVRWSGKKPDLGNETAARAVVEALAGAASRVDSVKTRERQKEPQPPFITSTLQREGASALGLTVKRTMAIAQQLYEGIDLGEEGPVGLITYMRTDSTRVAEEAQEAARDFILAAYGKPYYPSRRRQYGAKKGAQDAHECIRPTDINRPPDAIKKSLTPDQFKLYRLIWQRFTASQMTAATLETRTVEITATPTVGRPDALFRVSVTRTVFDGYTRVYEEAREEAATGDEEAPGAAPVLEEGEALTLLTVDPKQHFTQPPARFSEATLVKALEEQGIGRPSTYAPTIGTIQERGYVNKDGRTLIPTELGMKVNDQLVQHFPNIVDTEFTANMEAQLDEVEKGSQRWTQLLADFYGPFVETLKAADEEMKRVVIVTDHLCESCGRPLLNRYGRFGNFLGCSGYPECDFTHQLTRDNKPVPKDRPAEGISCNQCAHAPMLITYGRYGEYLKCPACGKSQPKSTGITCPKCSKGQIVERRSKMGKNFYGCDQYPDCDFVLWSRPIDKPACPECGSILLYKPRKRGDDMVACSACKFTAPAQEMVGEEEVERQAALLTG; translated from the coding sequence ATGAGCAAATCGCTAGTCATCGTCGAATCCCCCGCCAAGGCCAAAACGATCAGCAAGATCCTCGGCAAGAACTTTGTCGTCAAGGCCTCCGCCGGGCACATCCGCGACCTTCCCCAAAAAGAGATGGGTGTGAATGTCAAAAATGACTTCGAGCCCAAATACGTGATCATTCCCAAAAAAGAAGAGGTGGTCGAAGAACTCAAGGGGGCCGCCCGCAATGCCGACCGGGTCTATCTGGCCCCCGACCCCGACCGCGAGGGAGAAGCGATCGCCTGGCATCTGGCGCAGATTCTGGATATTCCCGGCGAGCGGCTGCAGCGCATCGAGTTTCACGAGATCACCAAGCAGGCCATCCAGAACGCCGTCGCCCATCCCCGCGACATCGATATCAACCGGGTCGATGCCCAGCAGGCGCGGCGCATCCTCGATCGGCTGGTGGGCTACAAGCTCAGCCCGCTGCTGTGGAAAAAAGTGCAGCGCGGCCTGTCCGCCGGGCGGGTGCAGTCGGTGGCGGTGCGCCTGCTGTGCGACCGCGAAAAAGAAATCCAGGCGTTCGTGAGCGAAGAGTACTGGACCGTCCACGGCCGCTTTCGCCAGAGTGCTCAGGCCGAAGCCATCCCGTTCAGCGCCGATCTGGTCCGCTGGTCGGGCAAAAAGCCGGACCTAGGCAACGAGACGGCGGCGCGGGCGGTGGTCGAAGCCCTGGCGGGAGCTGCCTCCCGGGTCGATTCGGTCAAGACCCGCGAGCGGCAAAAAGAACCCCAACCACCCTTCATCACCAGCACCCTGCAGCGCGAAGGCGCTTCGGCCTTGGGGCTCACCGTCAAGCGCACGATGGCTATTGCCCAGCAACTCTACGAAGGCATCGATTTGGGTGAAGAAGGGCCGGTGGGGCTGATCACCTACATGCGCACCGACAGCACCCGGGTGGCCGAAGAAGCCCAGGAAGCGGCGCGCGATTTTATCTTGGCCGCCTACGGCAAACCGTACTACCCGAGCCGCCGCCGCCAGTACGGCGCCAAAAAAGGCGCCCAGGACGCCCACGAGTGCATCCGGCCCACCGACATCAACCGCCCCCCCGACGCGATCAAAAAATCGCTCACCCCAGACCAGTTCAAGCTCTATCGCCTGATCTGGCAGCGCTTTACGGCCTCGCAGATGACGGCGGCCACCCTGGAGACGCGCACGGTCGAAATCACCGCCACCCCCACAGTCGGCCGCCCCGACGCCCTGTTTCGCGTCTCGGTCACCCGCACGGTCTTCGACGGCTACACCCGCGTCTACGAGGAAGCGCGCGAGGAAGCAGCCACGGGCGACGAAGAAGCGCCCGGTGCCGCGCCGGTGCTCGAAGAGGGCGAGGCGCTCACTTTGCTCACGGTCGACCCCAAGCAGCACTTTACCCAGCCGCCCGCGCGCTTCTCCGAGGCCACTCTCGTCAAGGCCCTCGAAGAGCAGGGGATCGGCAGACCGAGTACCTACGCCCCCACCATCGGCACAATCCAGGAGCGCGGCTACGTCAATAAAGATGGCCGCACGCTCATCCCCACCGAGCTGGGCATGAAGGTGAACGACCAACTGGTCCAGCACTTTCCCAACATCGTCGATACCGAATTTACCGCCAACATGGAAGCGCAGCTCGACGAGGTCGAAAAGGGTTCCCAGCGCTGGACCCAGTTGCTCGCGGATTTTTATGGGCCGTTCGTGGAGACGCTCAAGGCCGCCGACGAGGAGATGAAGCGGGTGGTGATCGTCACCGACCACCTGTGCGAGAGCTGCGGCCGACCACTGCTCAACCGCTACGGCCGCTTTGGCAACTTCTTGGGCTGCTCGGGCTATCCGGAGTGCGACTTTACCCACCAGCTCACCCGCGACAACAAACCGGTCCCCAAGGACCGCCCCGCCGAGGGGATTTCCTGCAACCAGTGCGCCCACGCGCCGATGCTCATCACCTACGGCCGCTACGGCGAATATCTCAAATGCCCTGCCTGCGGCAAGAGCCAGCCCAAATCGACGGGGATCACCTGCCCCAAGTGCAGCAAAGGCCAGATTGTCGAGCGCCGCTCGAAGATGGGCAAGAATTTCTACGGCTGCGACCAGTATCCCGATTGCGACTTTGTGCTGTGGAGCCGGCCCATCGACAAGCCCGCCTGCCCCGAGTGCGGTTCGATCTTGCTCTACAAACCCCGCAAGCGCGGCGACGACATGGTGGCCTGCTCCGCCTGCAAATTCACCGCCCCCGCCCAGGAGATGGTGGGTGAGGAGGAAGTGGAGCGGCAGGCCGCCTTGCTTACCGGTTGA
- a CDS encoding ribosomal protein L7/L12 produces MIYIVAMVAALVCALSLVQWQRQRQRHPQPARGVVSLQTEALELSGNLPAQHAATSAGGSAAADEPGIYDVVIESVQPNTYLESLQQPAVGPAEAVAATADDEQPPALISTPVELAPDPPGDPYLEQFFKHHAIPEVSAEDAPAQSTDLAETLDRLSAATDSYFLQPETEGRTAETPCAESEGAGLLAALPTQAAQPSRYRLVLEAIDVERRNQVVRVLRERGGLDLKEALSSTKKLPRTLNTALDREQAQAFQWELAAWGARAAIEPLD; encoded by the coding sequence ATGATCTACATCGTTGCCATGGTTGCCGCCCTGGTCTGCGCCTTGAGCCTCGTCCAGTGGCAAAGGCAACGCCAGCGACACCCGCAGCCCGCCAGGGGCGTCGTAAGCCTGCAAACCGAGGCGCTGGAGCTGTCGGGTAACCTCCCAGCGCAGCATGCTGCAACCTCCGCCGGAGGCTCCGCGGCTGCAGACGAACCCGGTATCTACGATGTGGTGATCGAATCGGTCCAACCGAACACCTATCTGGAGTCGCTGCAGCAGCCTGCCGTCGGGCCGGCTGAAGCGGTTGCCGCAACAGCCGACGACGAGCAGCCCCCCGCCTTGATATCCACCCCCGTGGAGCTGGCCCCAGACCCGCCGGGCGACCCTTATCTGGAGCAGTTTTTCAAGCACCACGCGATCCCCGAGGTGAGTGCCGAGGACGCACCAGCCCAGAGCACCGACCTGGCCGAGACCCTCGATCGGCTGAGTGCCGCCACCGACAGCTACTTTCTACAACCCGAGACAGAGGGCCGCACTGCCGAGACACCCTGCGCGGAGAGCGAGGGGGCCGGGCTGTTGGCGGCTTTGCCGACCCAAGCGGCGCAGCCCAGTCGCTACCGCCTGGTGCTCGAAGCCATCGATGTCGAACGGCGCAACCAGGTGGTGCGCGTGCTGCGCGAACGCGGCGGTCTGGACCTCAAAGAAGCGCTCTCCAGCACCAAAAAGTTGCCCCGTACCCTGAACACTGCTTTGGACCGGGAGCAGGCCCAGGCGTTCCAGTGGGAACTGGCCGCATGGGGGGCGCGCGCCGCCATCGAACCGCTCGACTAG
- a CDS encoding Kelch repeat-containing protein — protein MNQWMAAPLVAATVVLLGLSLARILNAQTDRIGVQINFQPTGSAVPADYLKDTGAAYSSSRGYGWVREDSLSASTATPLDVSANTRDRAVGGIDPRLNTLAHMEYPPDGAVSTPAAWEYALPNGSYSVQITVGDPVYFGSEHALNVEGVPALEGYRTTASRPFKQVLVEAQVSDGKLSVDGVGGLYTKINTVEIASRPGFESIGWSGAAASPIALSESQGGFAGGRLYVLGGYTDLDPLTATQRSYAYDPVADSWKQIADAPTSLTHAGMAVVGRDIYLAGGYIADNTSSGSQTFAVKDVWKYDTVANQWTAMPPLPAARGSGSLVMLGRELHFFGGNDANRVDKKDHWILKLDGGTAWSTAAPLPTAKSHMGAAALGGKIYAIGGQQGYGDSQVSQSAVHAWDPEAADRWSAVASLPQVTSHIGSATFAMENRIVVLGGQFDSSNTYNDTLAYDPLSNAWTSLTPLPVPRHSGVAGTHNGQIVYTAGQVRTQTYRGLPGEGSAADWLSAPGESRRHTPHR, from the coding sequence ATGAACCAATGGATGGCCGCGCCTTTGGTGGCGGCAACGGTTGTGCTTCTGGGGTTGAGCCTCGCGAGAATTCTCAATGCTCAAACCGACAGGATAGGCGTCCAGATCAATTTTCAGCCGACCGGCTCGGCGGTGCCCGCAGACTATCTCAAAGACACCGGAGCGGCCTACAGCAGCAGCCGAGGCTACGGTTGGGTGCGCGAGGACAGCCTGAGCGCTTCGACGGCCACCCCCCTCGACGTTTCAGCCAACACCCGCGACCGGGCAGTAGGCGGCATCGACCCCCGGCTCAACACCCTCGCCCATATGGAATATCCCCCGGACGGTGCGGTCAGTACACCCGCCGCGTGGGAGTACGCTCTTCCCAACGGCTCCTACAGCGTCCAGATCACCGTGGGCGATCCGGTCTATTTCGGCAGCGAGCATGCGCTCAATGTCGAGGGCGTCCCAGCCCTGGAGGGCTACCGGACCACCGCCAGCCGGCCGTTTAAGCAGGTGCTCGTTGAGGCGCAAGTCAGCGACGGCAAGCTGTCTGTCGACGGCGTGGGCGGCCTGTACACCAAAATCAACACCGTCGAGATTGCCAGCCGGCCGGGCTTCGAGTCGATCGGCTGGAGTGGGGCGGCGGCTTCGCCCATCGCCCTATCGGAGTCCCAGGGCGGTTTTGCGGGCGGCAGGCTTTATGTGCTGGGAGGCTATACCGATCTCGATCCGCTGACGGCGACCCAACGCAGCTATGCTTACGACCCGGTGGCCGACAGTTGGAAGCAGATCGCCGATGCTCCGACATCGTTGACCCACGCCGGCATGGCCGTGGTCGGCCGGGACATCTACCTGGCCGGGGGCTACATCGCCGACAATACTTCGAGTGGCAGCCAAACTTTTGCTGTCAAAGACGTCTGGAAGTACGATACGGTTGCCAACCAATGGACGGCGATGCCGCCTTTACCGGCAGCGCGCGGATCCGGCTCGCTGGTCATGCTGGGCCGGGAGTTGCACTTTTTCGGCGGCAACGACGCCAACCGCGTCGACAAAAAAGATCACTGGATCTTAAAACTCGACGGTGGGACCGCCTGGAGTACCGCGGCTCCGTTACCGACCGCCAAATCCCACATGGGGGCTGCGGCCCTGGGCGGGAAGATCTACGCTATCGGCGGCCAGCAGGGCTACGGCGACAGCCAGGTCTCCCAGAGCGCGGTGCACGCCTGGGATCCCGAGGCGGCGGACCGTTGGAGCGCGGTGGCGAGTCTACCGCAGGTGACTTCGCACATCGGCTCGGCAACATTTGCCATGGAGAACCGCATCGTGGTGCTGGGCGGGCAGTTCGACAGCAGCAACACCTACAACGACACCCTCGCCTACGACCCGCTTTCGAACGCCTGGACATCGCTTACCCCATTGCCGGTGCCCCGCCATTCGGGAGTTGCCGGCACCCACAACGGCCAGATTGTCTACACGGCGGGGCAGGTGCGCACCCAGACCTATCGAGGCCTCCCGGGAGAAGGCAGTGCCGCGGACTGGTTGAGCGCTCCGGGCGAATCCCGCAGGCACACTCCCCACCGGTAA
- a CDS encoding phosphotransferase, which produces MVRVETDARRYALRVCEPQVSAAQLQTELDWLQALKRDTDLCVPTPVTSVQGNLVTASIDESAVQWWCVLFDWIDGEPVSRQMSEQAAARVGELAAELHLHARRWTPNVPSHIGLRQFDPTWLAGPASWWASGRALAALGRPTWQALDRAVQLAVEAMQDLGESSEVFGLIHSDLHFGNILVTEGGYAVIDFDGCALGHYLFDLAVIEAEFLDYPMAEAYIAAFRNSYSCASKSSTLSPQLLQRFSVPAAVVFLEWVYTSPNPAVREDKLSWVPVVVEQILSTL; this is translated from the coding sequence GTGGTTCGGGTGGAAACCGATGCGAGGCGGTACGCTTTGCGCGTTTGCGAACCGCAGGTGAGCGCAGCACAATTACAGACGGAACTCGATTGGCTCCAAGCGCTCAAAAGAGACACCGATCTGTGCGTTCCGACACCGGTGACCAGCGTACAAGGCAACTTAGTCACCGCCTCCATCGATGAGTCTGCTGTTCAGTGGTGGTGCGTTCTATTCGACTGGATCGACGGTGAACCGGTCAGTAGGCAGATGTCTGAGCAAGCGGCCGCCCGGGTCGGTGAACTGGCAGCCGAACTGCATCTGCACGCCCGGCGGTGGACTCCAAATGTTCCCAGCCACATCGGGCTTCGGCAGTTCGATCCTACCTGGCTTGCCGGTCCTGCCTCGTGGTGGGCGTCCGGTAGGGCGCTTGCGGCCCTCGGCCGCCCAACCTGGCAAGCTCTAGATCGCGCGGTGCAGTTGGCGGTCGAGGCTATGCAAGATCTTGGAGAATCGTCGGAGGTCTTTGGCCTGATCCACTCGGATTTGCACTTCGGCAACATCCTGGTGACCGAGGGCGGCTATGCGGTTATCGACTTTGACGGATGTGCCCTGGGCCACTATCTGTTCGACCTGGCAGTGATCGAAGCTGAGTTTCTTGATTACCCTATGGCAGAGGCGTACATTGCCGCTTTTCGAAACAGTTATTCCTGTGCTTCGAAAAGCTCGACCCTCTCGCCCCAACTGCTGCAAAGATTCTCGGTTCCGGCGGCGGTGGTTTTTCTAGAGTGGGTGTACACCAGTCCGAACCCGGCGGTGCGCGAAGACAAGCTTTCCTGGGTGCCGGTGGTCGTCGAGCAAATTTTATCCACGCTCTGA
- a CDS encoding ABC transporter substrate-binding protein: MARIFAFAAALLLAGCTSTSLPLAPKPVTGGVLSGTLIGDPGTFNPALARRGSALEVSRLMFAGLLMPDKAGGFSPDLAADFQQAEDGRRYRVRLKPALVWSDGQPLGANDVVFSFERVYGDGRSPGSLPRGLKVSAPDERTVEFVLPAPDFDFAAYLTLPILPAHALAEGDPLARWGLDADPTTLPVSGPFLCRGYTPGESLELAANPRYWRRPEQPYLAGIRYRIVPDRPAALARFQSGQSDTYRLSPEEYAALAAGRSSGDYALVSGGTEAPIYLAFNLNRKAVESPAGEWFANPAFRQGVALAIDRNQLVEQAFLNTAEAGKGTFDQSTARERLAAAGFKGGADGALTDAAGNKVRFEVLLDGDDPAQMRLGEGVRAQLALVGLDAQPRPLPRLVLRNRILRQKRWQAAITNPERLGAQPPASLSFWRSASPWHFFDLGDDRGLPPWQAQFDTTFESKAGASEREQLFAAHQPLVELVRPLAIAAIRADVRESRFSAFESTYNGRILANIWEVQKAPPPPAEVSPAPGS, from the coding sequence ATGGCTAGGATTTTTGCGTTTGCTGCCGCCTTGCTGCTCGCAGGCTGCACCTCCACCTCTTTGCCGCTTGCACCCAAACCGGTGACGGGCGGCGTCCTCTCCGGAACCCTCATCGGCGATCCAGGCACCTTCAACCCGGCCCTCGCCCGGCGCGGCAGCGCCCTGGAGGTCAGTCGGCTGATGTTTGCCGGATTGCTGATGCCCGACAAAGCCGGTGGTTTCTCCCCCGACCTGGCTGCTGACTTTCAGCAGGCCGAGGACGGCCGCCGCTACCGCGTCCGACTCAAACCCGCCCTGGTCTGGTCCGATGGCCAACCGCTCGGCGCGAACGATGTCGTGTTCTCCTTCGAGCGGGTCTACGGCGACGGACGATCTCCAGGCAGTTTGCCCCGGGGACTGAAGGTGAGCGCCCCGGACGAGCGAACTGTCGAATTTGTCCTGCCGGCCCCCGATTTTGATTTTGCCGCCTACCTGACGCTGCCGATTTTGCCGGCCCACGCCCTGGCCGAAGGCGATCCGCTCGCCCGGTGGGGGCTCGACGCCGACCCGACCACCCTGCCGGTCAGCGGGCCGTTTCTGTGCCGCGGCTATACGCCTGGCGAGAGTCTGGAACTGGCGGCCAATCCCCGCTACTGGCGCCGGCCCGAGCAACCTTATCTGGCGGGCATTCGCTACCGGATCGTGCCGGATCGGCCCGCGGCCCTCGCCCGCTTCCAGAGCGGCCAGAGCGACACCTACCGGCTGAGCCCCGAAGAGTATGCCGCGCTGGCGGCCGGGCGCTCTTCGGGTGACTACGCCCTGGTGAGCGGCGGCACCGAGGCGCCTATCTATCTCGCCTTCAACCTCAACCGCAAAGCAGTCGAATCGCCTGCGGGGGAATGGTTCGCCAACCCTGCCTTCCGCCAGGGGGTGGCCCTTGCCATCGATCGCAACCAACTAGTCGAGCAAGCCTTCTTGAATACGGCTGAGGCCGGCAAAGGAACATTCGACCAGAGTACCGCCCGCGAAAGGCTCGCCGCCGCCGGGTTCAAAGGCGGTGCGGACGGAGCGCTCACCGATGCGGCGGGCAATAAAGTCCGCTTCGAGGTATTGCTCGACGGCGACGATCCGGCCCAGATGCGGCTGGGCGAGGGTGTGCGCGCCCAACTGGCGCTCGTCGGTCTCGACGCCCAACCGCGCCCGCTGCCCCGGCTGGTGCTGCGCAACCGCATCTTGCGCCAAAAACGCTGGCAGGCTGCCATCACCAATCCCGAGCGACTGGGGGCGCAGCCCCCGGCGAGCCTTTCGTTCTGGCGATCCGCAAGCCCGTGGCATTTTTTTGACCTGGGCGACGACCGGGGCCTCCCCCCCTGGCAAGCCCAATTCGACACCACTTTCGAAAGCAAAGCCGGTGCGTCTGAACGCGAACAATTGTTCGCGGCGCACCAGCCGCTTGTCGAACTGGTGCGTCCCCTGGCGATTGCCGCCATTCGGGCCGATGTACGCGAAAGTCGCTTCAGTGCCTTCGAGAGCACCTACAACGGCCGCATCCTCGCTAACATTTGGGAGGTGCAAAAAGCACCGCCGCCCCCGGCAGAAGTCTCCCCGGCACCGGGCAGCTGA
- a CDS encoding ABC transporter substrate-binding protein codes for MLSALLVACSGSPAPSGPIELTFWHGADPPPNRVVLDKLVERFNFQHPGIRVRAIYAGQQDQQIPKILAAVIGGSPPDLLWYNATLTGQLVKADAIVSLDEYLQKENLLERVYPNLLPATRYRGKTWSLPFDTNNLAVFYNKKIFAEAGMQTFPTTWAEFLSLAERLTVDRNGDGRPERHGLRLPLGKGEWTVFNWLPFFWQAGGELLVGGQPQIDSPAGVRALAYWQRLLARSAASLSQPEQGYMFDDFFAGRVAMQVSGPWTLGEIGENGMDYGVFPLPRGKMRATAIGGEQLFLMKTTPEREQAGWRFAQYVLSAEFQSAWATGTGYLPVTPEATRTPAYQAFLQRNPQLKVFLDQLPSGRNRPLDPTYPQISDAIGRAVEQVLLGARTPAAALAAAQREAALIVRTQPGDVATGR; via the coding sequence GTGCTTAGCGCGTTGCTGGTCGCTTGCTCCGGGTCACCTGCACCTTCCGGCCCCATCGAGCTGACGTTCTGGCACGGTGCCGACCCGCCTCCCAACCGGGTGGTACTTGACAAGCTGGTGGAGCGCTTTAATTTTCAGCACCCGGGTATCCGCGTGCGCGCCATCTACGCGGGCCAGCAGGATCAGCAAATCCCCAAAATTTTGGCGGCGGTGATCGGCGGCTCGCCCCCGGATCTGCTCTGGTACAACGCCACGCTCACCGGCCAGTTGGTCAAGGCCGACGCCATCGTCTCGCTTGACGAGTACTTACAAAAAGAAAACCTGCTCGAGCGGGTCTATCCGAATTTGCTCCCCGCCACCCGCTACCGGGGCAAGACCTGGTCGCTCCCTTTTGACACCAACAACCTGGCGGTCTTTTACAACAAAAAGATCTTCGCAGAAGCCGGGATGCAGACTTTTCCCACTACCTGGGCCGAATTTCTGAGCCTCGCCGAGCGGCTCACCGTCGATCGCAATGGCGACGGCCGCCCGGAGCGCCACGGTCTGCGGCTGCCCCTGGGCAAAGGCGAATGGACCGTATTTAACTGGCTGCCCTTTTTCTGGCAGGCGGGGGGTGAGCTGCTCGTGGGCGGCCAACCGCAGATCGATTCGCCTGCGGGGGTGCGCGCCCTCGCCTACTGGCAGCGCTTGCTGGCGCGCTCCGCCGCGAGCCTCTCCCAGCCCGAGCAGGGCTACATGTTCGACGATTTTTTTGCCGGGCGGGTGGCGATGCAGGTGAGCGGTCCCTGGACCCTGGGAGAAATTGGTGAAAACGGCATGGATTACGGTGTATTTCCCTTGCCGCGCGGCAAGATGCGGGCCACCGCCATCGGCGGCGAGCAGTTGTTTTTGATGAAGACGACGCCCGAGCGCGAGCAGGCCGGCTGGCGCTTCGCGCAATATGTGCTCAGCGCCGAATTTCAGAGCGCCTGGGCCACCGGCACGGGCTACTTGCCCGTCACCCCCGAGGCGACCCGCACCCCCGCCTACCAGGCGTTTTTACAGCGCAATCCGCAACTCAAAGTCTTCCTCGACCAGTTGCCTTCGGGCCGCAACCGCCCCCTCGACCCAACCTACCCGCAAATTTCTGACGCCATCGGCCGCGCGGTCGAGCAGGTGCTGCTGGGGGCGCGTACCCCCGCTGCCGCCCTCGCCGCCGCCCAACGCGAAGCGGCCTTGATTGTGCGCACCCAGCCGGGCGATGTTGCCACCGGACGCTAG
- a CDS encoding helix-turn-helix domain-containing protein — translation MPHKIHLSADEDLALLALSQNSTVPSRVRQRAEALRLSARDWTVPRIAEFFHCHQQTIRETFQRWWDGGIEGLYEAPGRGGKSRCTQEDLACLEKRILEDEQTYNARQLSELLLAERGVSMSAVPLRRALKKMATSGNAHAKVLVERIQSSGRRGKNSSTSSKRRQKMVSSD, via the coding sequence ATGCCTCATAAGATCCATCTCTCTGCCGATGAAGACCTGGCCTTGCTCGCACTTTCTCAGAACAGTACGGTACCGTCTCGGGTTCGACAGCGGGCTGAAGCCCTCAGATTGTCCGCAAGAGATTGGACGGTACCTCGCATCGCAGAATTCTTCCATTGCCATCAGCAGACGATACGTGAGACGTTTCAGCGTTGGTGGGATGGTGGCATTGAAGGTCTTTATGAAGCTCCCGGTCGTGGCGGGAAATCAAGATGCACGCAAGAGGACTTGGCCTGTCTTGAGAAGCGCATTCTCGAAGACGAGCAAACGTACAACGCTCGGCAGTTGTCCGAGTTGCTTTTGGCGGAGCGCGGGGTCAGTATGTCCGCGGTGCCGCTGCGCAGGGCGCTAAAAAAAATGGCTACGTCTGGAAACGCACACGCAAAAGTCCTGGTGGAGCGGATCCAAAGCTCCGGCAGGAGAGGCAAAAACAGCTCGACGAGCTCAAAGCGTCGGCAGAAGATGGTTTCATCCGATTAA
- a CDS encoding type II toxin-antitoxin system RelE/ParE family toxin, with product MESQPLKILWRRRAIADLARLREALPSEIRLRIVERIERSVQQLAQFPLSGRPGRIGGTRELVVTQTQFVVAYLVGEHIEILAVIHGSQIWPENLR from the coding sequence ATGGAAAGCCAGCCTCTAAAAATCCTCTGGCGGCGGCGAGCGATCGCGGATCTGGCGCGGTTGCGCGAGGCTCTTCCATCCGAAATCAGGTTGCGGATTGTCGAGCGCATTGAACGGAGTGTCCAACAACTCGCCCAATTTCCCCTGTCTGGAAGACCAGGACGCATAGGCGGTACTCGGGAACTGGTGGTGACACAGACTCAGTTTGTCGTCGCCTATCTCGTTGGCGAGCACATTGAAATTCTGGCCGTCATCCACGGTTCACAGATTTGGCCAGAAAATCTGCGCTGA
- a CDS encoding ribbon-helix-helix domain-containing protein, with translation MQSAIVSIRIPEEDLAALDAIANAQGMDRNTVIQTAIGQHIAHYHWSCRHIQKALEDPELADEAEVAAELAEWKASL, from the coding sequence ATGCAGAGTGCGATCGTCTCCATTCGGATCCCAGAAGAGGATCTCGCTGCCCTCGATGCAATCGCCAACGCCCAGGGCATGGATCGTAACACCGTCATCCAGACAGCCATTGGACAACACATCGCCCATTACCACTGGTCATGCCGACACATCCAAAAGGCCCTCGAAGATCCTGAGCTTGCGGATGAAGCAGAAGTCGCCGCTGAACTTGCCGAATGGAAAGCCAGCCTCTAA